From the genome of Pseudomonas sp. TMP9, one region includes:
- a CDS encoding YajD family HNH nuclease → MSISTPPSATSKLDRILADNQRSREEGYRDKALKMYPHVCGRCAREFSGKRLSELTVHHRDHNHDNNPQDGSNWELLCLFCHDNEHSRYTDQQYFSEGSLSTPKTAQATHNPFADLAARLKSKE, encoded by the coding sequence ATGAGCATCAGTACCCCCCCTTCCGCCACCAGCAAGCTTGATCGCATCCTCGCCGACAACCAGCGTTCGCGTGAAGAAGGCTATCGCGACAAGGCGCTCAAAATGTACCCCCACGTGTGTGGCCGCTGCGCTCGGGAATTCTCTGGCAAGCGCTTGAGTGAGTTGACCGTACACCACCGTGACCACAACCATGACAACAACCCGCAGGACGGTTCCAACTGGGAACTACTGTGCCTGTTCTGCCATGACAATGAGCATTCGCGCTATACCGATCAGCAATATTTCAGTGAAGGCTCGCTCAGTACGCCGAAGACGGCTCAGGCCACACACAACCCCTTTGCCGACCTAGCGGCACGGCTGAAGAGCAAAGAATAG